The segment CCTGCCACACTTGCACAGTTGCTGGAGATCAATGACAGCGCCCGGTCCTTGCTGAATACGATCTCCCGCCAGGAGATGCTGCTGGATTCCAGGCTGACAACCGCCGCCAATATTCCGACACTGGTTGGACCTACTGGAGCTCCCGGTCCTACCGGAGCTGCCGGTGCTGTCACCAGCGTTAATGGACAGACCGGAGATGTCGTACTGGATGCCGAAGACGGTGTCTTCCCTATTAACAATGATGAACCTTCCGGCAGTCTGCTGAGAAGCTTCAACCAGCCCGGCGTCTACAGCTCGGCTCATGCCGATGGTAATGCCCCCCTCGACAGTCCAGATGTCCCCCATAAGGATGTGTGGACCATTTATGTCTCCCGCGTCGACAATTACGTTCAGCAGCTCTATATTTCCAATCCAGCGCTCTATTACCGCAGTAGCCAGGATGGCGGTGCCACGTATCCGCTAGGATGGATTCCCCTCGGTGAACAAGGGCCCACGGGGCCCACGGGGGCTGGTGTTACCGGATTTACCGGGATGACTGGAGAGACTGGGGCCACGGGGCTCACTGGAGAGACCGGAGCCACGGGGCTCACCGGAGAGACTGGGGCCACGGGGCTCACTGGAGAGACCGGAGCCACGGGACTTACCGGGGAGACCGGAGCCACGGGACTCACTGGGGAGACCGGAGCCACGGGGCTTACTGGAGAGACCGGAGCCACGGGACTTACCGGGGAGACTGGGGCCACGGGGCTTACCGGAGAGACCGGAGCCACGGGGCTTACCGGGGAGACCGGAGCCACGGGACTTACCGGGGAGACTGGGGCCACGGGACTCACTGGGGAGACCGGAGCCACGGGGCTTACCGGAGAGACCGGAGCCACGGGACTTACCGGGGAGACCGGAGCCACGGGACTCACTGGAGAGACCGGAGCCACGGGACTCACCGGCGTTACTGGCTTGACGGGCATGACCGGGCTTACCGGACTTACCGGCGTTACTGGTCTGACAGGTGTCACCGGACTCACTGGTGTTACTGGCTTGACGGGCATGACCGGGCCTACTGGTACCTTTTCATCAGCTTATGCCGTTGGCTTTGCAGATTCTTCAAGTGCCGTTACTCTGGCTCCAAATGATAAAATAAATTT is part of the Paenibacillus sp. FSL M7-0420 genome and harbors:
- a CDS encoding collagen-like protein, translated to MSNPNIPNITPTVALSRDDVVNLLFSSIAMEELGLAHIINAEGEKIQYALGTLPGLTGPPATLAQLLEINDSARSLLNTISRQEMLLDSRLTTAANIPTLVGPTGAPGPTGAAGAVTSVNGQTGDVVLDAEDGVFPINNDEPSGSLLRSFNQPGVYSSAHADGNAPLDSPDVPHKDVWTIYVSRVDNYVQQLYISNPALYYRSSQDGGATYPLGWIPLGEQGPTGPTGAGVTGFTGMTGETGATGLTGETGATGLTGETGATGLTGETGATGLTGETGATGLTGETGATGLTGETGATGLTGETGATGLTGETGATGLTGETGATGLTGETGATGLTGETGATGLTGETGATGLTGETGATGLTGETGATGLTGVTGLTGMTGLTGLTGVTGLTGVTGLTGVTGLTGMTGPTGTFSSAYAVGFADSSSAVTLAPNDKINFNVQPELLGIAWEPGTQTFKVDTAGVYLVLCTVSVATGQSGVFEYMRGPAPSAVTRSIDYANTSGSITLLEVFPLNANDKIAIRNGGNNSITMLTGTINNRRPNYANITIVKIS